In Plasmodium falciparum 3D7 genome assembly, chromosome: 8, the following proteins share a genomic window:
- a CDS encoding superoxide dismutase [Fe]: MVITLPKLKYALNALSPHISEETLNFHYNKHHAGYVNKLNTLIKDTPFAEKSLLDIVKESSGAIFNNAAQIWNHTFYWDSMGPDCGGEPHGEIKEKIQEDFGSFNNFKEQFSNILCGHFGSGWGWLALNNNNKLVILQTHDAGNPIKDNTGIPILTCDIWEHAYYIDYRNDRASYVKAWWNLVNWNFANENLKKAMQK; this comes from the coding sequence ATGGTTATTACATTGCCCAAATTAAAGTACGCATTAAATGCATTATCACCCCATATAAGTGAAGAGACCTTAAATTTCCATTATAATAAACATCATGCAGGATAcgtaaataaattaaataccTTAATTAAGGACACACCATTTGCTGAAAAATCTTTATTAGATATAGTAAAAGAATCATCAGGAGCTATTTTTAACAACGCTGCTCAAATATGGAACCATACTTTTTACTGGGATTCTATGGGACCTGATTGTGGTGGTGAGCCTCATGGAGAAATTAAGGAAAAAATTCAAGAAGATTTTGGATCTTTTAACAATTTCAAAGAACAATTTTCCAATATATTATGTGGTCATTTTGGTTCCGGTTGGGGATGGTTagctttaaataataataacaaattagTTATATTACAAACACATGATGCTGGTAATCCAATTAAGGATAATACAGGTATTCCAATATTAACATGTGATATATGGGAGCATGCTTATTATATTGATTACAGAAATGACAGAGCATCATATGTTAAGGCTTGGTGGAACCTAGTAAATTGGAACTTTGCAAATGAAAACTTAAAAAAAGCTATGCAAAAGTAA